The following coding sequences are from one Gossypium hirsutum isolate 1008001.06 chromosome A12, Gossypium_hirsutum_v2.1, whole genome shotgun sequence window:
- the LOC107886054 gene encoding deSI-like protein At4g17486 isoform X2, which produces MRLFPSNSSVKKRQSNGGSNGALLYLNVYDLTPMNNYLFWFGLGIFHSGIEVYGLEYGYGAHEDPTSGVFELEPRSCPGFIFRRSVLLGSTSMSRSEFQLFIEQLSQKYHGDTYHLITKNCNHFTDEVCLQLTGKPIPGWVNRLARLGSFCNCLLPESIQVTAVRHLPDNPAYSDDERLDSAAMSLTAESEEEEEEEDGVTDHHLLTIPNSNVAFLKEKTVWLTREL; this is translated from the exons ATGCGGTTGTTTCCATCAAATTCGAGTGTGAAAAAGAGGCAGAGTAATGGGGGAAGCAATGGTGCTTTGTTGTATCTCAATGTCTATGATCTCACACCTATGAATAACTATCTTTTCTGGTTCGGGCTTGGGATTTTCCACTCCGGTATCGAAG TTTATGGTTTGGAGTATGGCTATGGAGCACACGAGGACCCTACAAGTGGAGTGTTTGAATTGGAACCGAGAAGTTGTCCTGGTTTCATCTTCAGACGTTCAGTATTATTGGGCAGCACTAGCATGTCTCGTTCAGAATTTCAGTTATTTATTGAACAGCTTTCGCAAAAGTACCATGGGGACACGTATCATTTGATCACTAAGAATTGTAACCATTTCACCGATGAAGTATGCCTGCAGCTAACTGGAAAGCCTATTCCTGGGTGGGTAAATAGGCTGGCTAGACTAG GTTCATTTTGTAACTGTCTACTTCCGGAAAGCATTCAGGTTACTGCGGTTCGACATCTTCCTGACAATCCAGCATATTCTG ATGATGAGAGATTAGATTCTGCTGCAATGTCGTTAACAGCAGAGAgtgaggaagaggaagaggaagaggatgGAGTCACAGATCATCATCTGCTGACTATACCAAATAGCAATGTTGCATTTCTCAAAGAAAAGACAGTGTGGCTTACCAGAGAACTATGA
- the LOC107886054 gene encoding deSI-like protein At4g17486 isoform X1 — MRLFPSNSSVKKRQSNGGSNGALLYLNVYDLTPMNNYLFWFGLGIFHSGIEVYGLEYGYGAHEDPTSGVFELEPRSCPGFIFRRSVLLGSTSMSRSEFQLFIEQLSQKYHGDTYHLITKNCNHFTDEVCLQLTGKPIPGWVNRLARLVSGSFCNCLLPESIQVTAVRHLPDNPAYSDDERLDSAAMSLTAESEEEEEEEDGVTDHHLLTIPNSNVAFLKEKTVWLTREL; from the exons ATGCGGTTGTTTCCATCAAATTCGAGTGTGAAAAAGAGGCAGAGTAATGGGGGAAGCAATGGTGCTTTGTTGTATCTCAATGTCTATGATCTCACACCTATGAATAACTATCTTTTCTGGTTCGGGCTTGGGATTTTCCACTCCGGTATCGAAG TTTATGGTTTGGAGTATGGCTATGGAGCACACGAGGACCCTACAAGTGGAGTGTTTGAATTGGAACCGAGAAGTTGTCCTGGTTTCATCTTCAGACGTTCAGTATTATTGGGCAGCACTAGCATGTCTCGTTCAGAATTTCAGTTATTTATTGAACAGCTTTCGCAAAAGTACCATGGGGACACGTATCATTTGATCACTAAGAATTGTAACCATTTCACCGATGAAGTATGCCTGCAGCTAACTGGAAAGCCTATTCCTGGGTGGGTAAATAGGCTGGCTAGACTAG TTTCAGGTTCATTTTGTAACTGTCTACTTCCGGAAAGCATTCAGGTTACTGCGGTTCGACATCTTCCTGACAATCCAGCATATTCTG ATGATGAGAGATTAGATTCTGCTGCAATGTCGTTAACAGCAGAGAgtgaggaagaggaagaggaagaggatgGAGTCACAGATCATCATCTGCTGACTATACCAAATAGCAATGTTGCATTTCTCAAAGAAAAGACAGTGTGGCTTACCAGAGAACTATGA